Part of the Natronobacterium gregoryi SP2 genome, TCGTCGACACCCGCGATCTGGACACCGTCTCGCGGACGCTGTCGTTTCTCGTGCTGGGAGCCGTCCTGCTCGTCGCCTCCTACGCCTACGCGCGGTCCCGGCCGGACGTGAGTCTGGCTCTCGGCGACGCGCTCGGTCTCGAGGACGAGGAGTGCCGAGAGGGGGAGTGACGATTCATCGCGTCGCTTGCTTCCACTCTTTCAGTCCGAGGACGTTCCCGTCCAGTTCGTCTGTGCCGGCGTCGGTAGCTGCCCAGACGAACATCTCGGCGACGTGCTCGGGTTTCCGTCCACCCGCACCCGACAACTCGGTTTCGACCCGTCCTGGATCGAGACAGCCGACGACGTACTCGGTGTCGGCAGCGAACCCGCGGACCACGGCCTCGGCGGTCGCCTTCGAGACTGCGTACGAGCCATAACCTGGCTGTGCGTCGCGGGCGACGGCACCCGTGGGGACGAGCACGCGTGCGCCCTCCTCGAGGTGTGGCAGTGCCTCCCGAATCGTCGCGAAGACGCCTCGGCCGTTGGTCCGCCAGTGATCGTCGAACGCCGTGTACGACTCCTCGTCGGTCGGCGTCTCACCCGACTCGCCGTGATAAACGCCTGCCGCGGCGACGACGACGTCGATCCCGCTCGAGTCGCCGATTCGCGAGGCGGTCTCGACCAGTCGTTCGACGTCGAACTCGTCGCGGACGTCGGTCCGGAGACCGGTGACGGTCGCGTCGTCTGACTCGAGCGCTTCGACGGCTTCGTCGACCTCGTCGCCGTCTCGAGCGCCGACGACGACGGTTGCTCCGTTCGTGGCGAACGCGCCCGCGACGGCGCGTCCGATACCTCGCGTTCCACCAGTGACGACGACTGTTCCGTCCATACCATTCGATACGGTCGGAATATACAGGAACCCTACGGGTCGTCACAGTCCGAGATAAATACGTTAGTAAGTACGTTTTTCACGGCTGCAACGTTCAGTTGAGGTATGCAATCGCTTGCTGGTGATTCCATCGTCGTCGTCGGCGGTGGTATCGGGGGACTCTCGACGGCCTGTTATCTCGCCGACGCGGGTGCCGACGTGCGAGTTATCGAGAAAAACGAGCAACTGGGAGGTCGTGCGAGTCGCCTCGAGACGGACGGCTTCGAGTTCGACATGGGGCCGTCGTGGTACCTGATGCCCGACGTCTTCGAGCGGTTCTTCGCGGATTTCGATCGAGAGCCGTCAGAGTACTACGGGCTCACCCACCTGGACCCACACTACCGGATCTTCTTCAAAGACGAAGACAGGGTCGACGTGACTCCTGATCTCGAACGCACGAAAGATGTCTTCGAGGAGTACGAGCAGGGCGCGGGCGAGACGCTCGAGCGCTATCTCGAGAAGTCACGGGAGAACTACGAGATTGGGATGAAACACTTCGTCTACGAGGACCGGGAGCGACTCCGGGACTATCTGGACCTGGACGTCGCCCGACAGGCGCGGGGGCTCTCGCTGCTGGGATCGATGCAGGGCCACGTCGAGAACTACTTCGATCACCCGAAACTCCAGCAGATAATGCAGTACACGCTGGTGTTTCTGGGGGGCTCACCGAAGAACACGCCGGCGCTGTACAATCTGATGAGCCACGTCGACTTCAACCTCGGCGTCTGGTATCCCGAAGGCGGAATGAAAAGCGTCGTCGACGGCATCGCCGACCTCGGCCGGGAG contains:
- a CDS encoding SDR family NAD(P)-dependent oxidoreductase, producing MDGTVVVTGGTRGIGRAVAGAFATNGATVVVGARDGDEVDEAVEALESDDATVTGLRTDVRDEFDVERLVETASRIGDSSGIDVVVAAAGVYHGESGETPTDEESYTAFDDHWRTNGRGVFATIREALPHLEEGARVLVPTGAVARDAQPGYGSYAVSKATAEAVVRGFAADTEYVVGCLDPGRVETELSGAGGRKPEHVAEMFVWAATDAGTDELDGNVLGLKEWKQATR